One segment of Toxoplasma gondii ME49 chromosome VI, whole genome shotgun sequence DNA contains the following:
- a CDS encoding BCS1 family isoform 9, putative (encoded by transcript TGME49_243490), whose translation MAAPAAFPLSLLSREANRQSPSCASPNLPSPTSVSSHSSEGPAASSQEKPWPLSCLPLFLTENPLFNAGFGLAVLGTGAALARRSWQTVQAVARRQLFTSLEIPVRDPAYPWVMQWLVSRGCLSHHLGISTEYCKDNAGNVRAVFNYIPSPGRHILRYKNTPLVIERTRSGETMDFQTGTPWETLTLQTFAFQRHAIQDILEEARRNALAKEEGKTVIFRSVASEWRKYGEPKTVRPFDSVVLADGVAEQVYEDVVSFLKSSQWYLQRGIPYRRGYLLHGPPGCGKSSFVMAIAGKLKYNICVMNVADPLMTDDRFQYLLATVPPQSLLLLEDIDGAIQKSESALGVAAEDRKGANPYGMRGVTFSGLLNALDGIVATEERVTIMTTNHPERLPDSLIRPGRVDIKVRIGYATRPQLRRQFLRFFPGEDAAADKFEAIMSGIQLSMAELQGFFLFCKDNVDQALAMAESWRKADQEARAAVMREREAANTKTNTASSEQKEPEKLAVQQKHSSTGNTESGSSQSGHCEKQSAS comes from the exons ATGGCGGCGCCTGCAGCCTTtccgctgtcgctgctctccagagaagcgaatcgacagtctccttcctgcgcCTCTCCTAATCTTCCCTCGCccacctctgtctcctcgcatTCCTCAGAAGGCCCCGCAGCCTCCTCTCAGGAGAAACCATGGCCTCTTTCctgcctgcctctcttcctcacaGAGAACCCCCTCTTCAATGCGGGATTCGGCCTCGCGGTTCTAG GCACAGGCGCGGCGCTTGCTCGTCGGAGTTGGCAGACGGTCCAGGCAGTGGCCAGGCGGCAActcttcacttctctcgAAATTCCTGTCAGAGATCCTGCCTATCCTTGGGTCATGCAGTGGTTGGTTTCCCG AGGATGTCTCTCTCACCATCTGGGCATCTCGACAGAGTACTGCAAAGACAACGCCGGCAACGTCCGCGCGGTCTTCAACTACATTCCTAGCCCAG GCCGGCACATTCTGCGCTACAAGAATACCCCTTTGGTGATCGAGAGAACGCGGTCGGGAGAAACGATGGACTTCCAAACAGGCACACCCTGGGAAACGCTCACTTTGCAAACCTTCGCCTTTCAGCGCCATGCGATTCAGGACATC CTGGAGGAGGCTCGCCGAAACGCTCTcgcgaaggaagaggggaaaacaGTGATTTTCAGAAG TGTCGCCTCAGAGTGGCGAAAGTACGGAGAGCCGAAGACAGTCCGTCCTTTTGACTCCGTCGTCTTGGCTG ACGGGGTTGCAGAGCAAGTTTATGAGGACGTCGTGAGCTTCCTGAAGTCTTCACAGTGGTACCTTCAGAGGGGCATTCCCTATCGACGCGGTTATCTCCTTCACGGTCCGCCAGGGTGTGGAAAGAGCAGCTTTGTCATGGCGATCGCGGGGAAACTCAAGTACAACATTTGCGTCATGAACGTGGCAGATCCTCTCATGACGGACGACCGTTTTCAATACCTTCTCGC GACTGTGCCACCGCAGTCGCTCTTGCTTCTTGAAGACATCGACGGAGCGATCCAGAAATCCGAGTCCGCCCTTGGGGTTGCGGCCGAAGACCGGAAAGGCGCAAATCCGTACGGCATGCGTGGCGTCACCTTCAGTGGCCTCCTGAATGCTCTCGATGGG atcgtGGCAACGGAAGAGCGCGTGACCATCATGACAACAAATCACCCTGAAAG ACTCCCAGATTCCCTCATTCGTCCTGGTCGTGTCGACATCAAAGTCAGAATTGGATACGCGACGCGACCTCAGCTTCGGAGACAG TTTCTCCGGTTTTTCCCTGGAGAGGACGCGGCAGCGGACAAGTTCGAAGCTATTATGAGTGGCATTCAGCTGT CTATGGCGGAACTCCAAGGGTTCTTTTTGTTCTGCAAAGACAACGTGGACCAGGCTTTGGCAATGGCCGAGTCGTGGAGAAAAGCGGACCAGGAGGCCCGTGCAGCGGTGatgcgagagcgagaagcggcAAACACAAAAACTAACACGGCTAGTTCAGAGCAAAAGGAACCGGAAAAGCTCGCAGTTCAGCAGAAACACTCCTCCACAGGGAATACAGAGAGTGGCAGTTCACAGTCTGGTCActgcgagaagcagagtgcGTCCTGA
- a CDS encoding CAM kinase, SNF1/AMK1 family ToxPK1 (encoded by transcript TGME49_243500), with the protein MLGYPQLDIGDLDAVNHGWKTILVAANGANGSDPVQLKFSPDTPFQTFLDWSGPKVNVTPARRAFTETGDEIQDFDQLLDDDVVYISKGEDFCKGGADKTTDVIGGYVVKELLGEGGFGRVMKAVHPETGEIVAIKLINKRSFNEITDADRVFVEIQALRDLSHKHVIKMKDVVDNPKYICFIMEYATNGELRNYVSKKTRLKEDEARQFFEQIIKGVHYCHSKNIVHRDLKLENILLDEGNQCKIADFGLSHFVVDSHATVTEGGTQAYLAPEVWNGQSKHSSPFQLDVWALGVILFGMTHGRLPFERPDRHTLEKLRTQKQIHRIRADPPPKMAVPRLKQFRRQARRSTTLCMSIVLF; encoded by the exons ATGCTCGGGTACCCACAACTTGACATCGGTGACCTCGATGCTGTCAACCATGGCTGGAAAACCATTTTGGTCGCAGCAAACGGGGCAAACGGGTCGGACCCCGTACAGCTGAAATTTTCCCCAGACACACCTTTCCAAACCTTTCTTGACTGGAGCGGGCCCAAGGTCAACGTCA CGCCTGCGCGACGCGCATTCACAGAGACCGGCGACGAAATTCAGGACTTCGACCAGCTCCTCGATGACGATGTCGTGTATATCTCTAAAGGCGAGGATTTTTGCAAGGGGGGGGCCGACAAGACAACGGATG TAATTGGAGGATACGTCGTGAAAGAGCTGCTCGGAGAGGGTGGCTTCGGTAGAGTCATGAAAGCTGTCCACCCTGAAACAG GAGAGATCGTTGCAATCAAGCTTATAAACAAAAGATCATTCAACGAGATCACCGATGCTGACCGCGTTTTCGTCGAGATCCAG GCACTGAGAGATCTTTCTCACAAGCACGTGATAAAGATGAAGGACGTCGTTGACAACCCAAAGTACATCTGCTTCATCATGGAGTACGCGACAAATGGCGAACTGAGAAATTATGTGTCAAAAAAGACACGCCTGAAGGAAGATG AAGCCAGGCAATTTTTTGAACAGATTATCAAAGGTGTTCATTACTGCCACTCTAAAAACATCGTGCACCG GGATCTGAAGCTTGAGAACATTTTGCTGGACGAGGGCAACCAATGCAAAATCGCGGACTTTGGTCTGTCTCACTTCGTGGTCGACAGTCACGCGACTGTCACGGAAGGAGGGACTCAGGCGTACCTCGCTCCAGAAGTCTGGAATGGACAGTCAAAGCACTCAAGTCCTTTTCAGCTGGATGTCTGGGCACTTG GAGTGATTCTGTTCGGCATGACACATGGGCGTCTCCCGTTCGAGAGGCCAGACCGGCACACGCTCGAAAAGCTGAGGACG CAAAAGCAGATTCATCGAATCCGAGCAGATCCCCCTCCCAAGATGGCTGTCCCTCGTCTGAAGCAGTTCCGCCGGCAGGCACGACGATCGACGACGCTGTGTATGTCAATCGTTCTGTTTTGA
- a CDS encoding 50S ribosomal protein L3, putative (encoded by transcript TGME49_243480~Predicted trans-membrane domain (TMHMM2.0):12-35) — protein sequence MERLGKMRGVAPYRWSLGLSLTSLSFVFFFLFLLFHSSRESPHIFLSPLCVFASALSSARPASPSRSLFGSFPSSLSSRSFSLSSAGVFCASRLSPLHLVGRSHEGKARIDSTGRSDGVRRRGRRSVWGGDASAEEERRATRRMEERCGAVKASLSLSVSCSSPRLSFVLGSGCFSSLRPDPSRLSPLFSSRCSSLCRSPTALRPPLLRAVGCHKAVAEVSPVNAMSAAFSPASSLSLSPLSAASLASFFPASVAPRRHSGERQGDFCPRVCDLSSRRNRGTKSQSSLQMVKKYLGLRAPDDPRDYLFDIRWPDQKPEIELLARKIDMTACFSPDGQAEPVTLLQVLPATIVQFLEYGKAVVSYDLPRRRRLFVKRPTLGKLQRVGATGFETATVTVRPPNEFVLGQILDVSSLLGAKRVHVRAVKKGKGFQGTVSRFGFHRGPMTHGSTHHRGPGSVGAGTDPGRVLPGTRMAGRDKAKVATVRNLRVLGFNPKQNLLIVRGSVPGWDMRTVVRVVWERWREECIEDRSRLIEKEREDRLKLVGAVKSSGVKSAKNIGPKKGGGKKKK from the exons ATGGAAAGACTGGGGAAGATGCGGGGCGTTGCCCCCTACCGCTGGTCTCTTGGCTTGTCGCTtacgtctctgtctttcgtcttcttttttctcttccttcttttccacaGTTCGAGAGAATCACCGCacatttttctctctcctctctgtgtgttcgCCTCTGCTCTGTCGTCGGCACGTCCCGCTTCGCcctcccgttctctcttcggatcctttccttcttctctttcttctcgttcgttttctctctcatctgCTGGTGTTTTTTGTGCCTCTCGGCTCTCGCCTTTGCATTTAGTTGGACGCTCGCATGAAGGAAAGGCAAGAATCGATTCGACAGGACGAAGCGACGGTgtgaggagacgaggaagaagaagcgtgTGGGGTGGAGACGCCTcggctgaagaagagagacgcgcgacaaGGCGGATGGAAGAGCGCTGCGGGGCAGTGAAGGcctccttgtctctttctgtttcttgctcgtctcctcggctctccttcgttctgGGTTCaggctgcttctcttctctgcgtccagATCcatctcgtctttctccccttttttcttcgcgttgcTCCTCTCTTTGCCGCTCGCCTACAGCTCTGAGGCCTCCTCTCTTGCGGGCAGTTGGATGTCATAAGGCTGTTGCGGAAGTGTCTCCAGTGAACGCAATGTCCGCCGCTTTCTCcccggcttcttctctctcgttgtcacctctctctgcagcttctctggcctctttctttcctgcctctgtcgctccTCGCCGTCACAGTGGCGAGAGACAAGGTGACTTCTGCCCGAGAGTCTGTGACCTCAGTTCGCGACGCAATCGAGGAACGAAGAGCCAGAGTTCCCTCCAAATGGTCAAGAAG TATTTGGGGTTGCGTGCACCCGACGACCCCCGAGACTACCTTTTCGACATTCGGTGGCCTGACCAGAAACCGGAG ATTGAATTGTTAGCTCGAAAGATCGACATGACTGCCTGCTTCTCGCCGGATGGACAAGCCGAGCCTGTTACACTTCTTCAGGTCCTACCGGCAACGATTGTCCAGTTCCTCGAATACGGAAAGGCAGTTGTCTCCTATG ACCTGCCAAGACGTCGGCGTCTTTTTGTGAAGAGGCCGACCCTAGGCAAGCTGCAGCGAGTCGGAGCCACGGGATTCGAGACAGCGACTGTGACGGTCCGCCCCCCAAATGAATTTGTGCTCGGCCAAATTTTggacgtttcttctctgttgggaGCCAAGCGCGTTCACGTCCGAGCAgtgaagaaggggaagggaTTCCAAGGCACAGTTTCTCGATTCGGATTTCACAG aggtCCGATGACGCACGGTTCGACTCATCACCGGGGACCAGGGTCTGTGGGAGCGGGCACCGACCCCGGCCGCGTTTTGCCCGGCACTCGGATGGCGGGTCGCGACAAGGCAAAGGTGGCGACTGTGCGAAACTTACGCGTTTTGGGTTTCAATCCGAAGCAAAATCTGTTAATTGTGCGTGGAAGCGTGCCGGGATGGGACATGCGCACGGTGGTTCGAGTGGTCTGGGaacggtggagagaagagtgcaTCGAAGATCGCTCGCGGCTGATTGAGAAGGAGCGCGAGGACCGCTTGAAACTCGTGGGAGCAGTCAAGTCAAGTGGAGTTAAGTCGGCGAAGAATATCGGCCCAAAGAAGGGAgggggaaagaaaaagaagtga